One part of the Chryseobacterium sp. 7 genome encodes these proteins:
- the epsC gene encoding serine O-acetyltransferase EpsC, producing MANSDQLIQRIHQTKQNNIHGFFDKIKTKKWVKDLYETLFLPQNDNTEDQLKRNFEALQETLSDLINTVAGDKILTEKQVSQFFEALPELYNQLVLDAKSILEFDPAADSLEEVYLAYPGFFATYVYRISHQLWNQEVKILPRVISEYAHSKTGIDIHPGATIGKSFFIDHGTGIVIGETTIIGNNVKIYQGVTLGALNVSKEKAHQKRHPNIEDDVIIYSGATILGGETTIGKESIIGGNVWVTQDVPPNSLVYHKSEIKIKDNSSLPESLTFVI from the coding sequence ATGGCAAATTCCGATCAATTAATACAAAGAATTCATCAGACGAAACAAAATAATATTCATGGATTCTTTGATAAAATAAAGACTAAAAAATGGGTGAAGGATTTGTATGAAACACTTTTCCTTCCTCAGAATGACAATACAGAAGATCAGCTTAAAAGAAATTTTGAAGCACTTCAGGAGACTCTTTCGGATCTTATCAATACAGTAGCAGGAGATAAAATCCTTACTGAAAAGCAGGTCAGTCAGTTTTTTGAAGCTTTGCCGGAATTATATAATCAGTTGGTGCTGGATGCAAAATCCATTTTGGAATTTGATCCTGCTGCTGATTCACTGGAAGAAGTATACCTGGCATATCCCGGTTTTTTTGCCACCTATGTCTACCGTATTTCGCACCAGCTTTGGAATCAGGAGGTGAAAATTTTACCGCGTGTCATTTCAGAATATGCCCACAGCAAAACCGGGATTGATATTCATCCGGGAGCAACAATAGGAAAGTCTTTCTTTATTGACCATGGAACAGGAATCGTGATTGGAGAAACAACCATTATCGGGAATAATGTCAAAATTTATCAGGGAGTAACCCTCGGAGCTTTGAATGTTTCCAAAGAAAAAGCCCATCAGAAAAGGCATCCTAACATTGAAGATGATGTGATTATTTATTCGGGAGCCACTATTCTGGGAGGAGAAACCACCATTGGTAAAGAAAGTATTATCGGAGGAAATGTGTGGGTAACACAGGATGTACCGCCCAATTCTCTGGTCTACCATAAAAGTGAAATAAAAATAAAGGATAATAGTTCCTTACCGGAATCATTAACCTTTGTGATCTAA
- the cysK gene encoding cysteine synthase A: MKFQNALETIGNTPVVKINKLFNSDHEIWIKLEKSNPGGSIKDRIALSMIEDAEAKGLLNKESVIIEPTSGNTGIGLALVAAVKGYKLILVMPESMSIERRKIMEAYGAEFVLTPREKGMKGAIEKASELAEETPNSWIPRQFDNPANVKVHVETTAQEILKDFPDGLDYIITGVGTGGHITGIAKTVKEKYPNVKVIAVEPELSPVLSGGSPAPHPLQGLGAGFVPSILDITLLDGVITVGKEEAYEYALNAAKKEGLFVGVSTGAALAAIAKQLPEIQPNAKILTINYDTGERYLSVEGLF; the protein is encoded by the coding sequence ATGAAATTTCAGAATGCATTGGAAACGATTGGAAATACACCCGTCGTAAAAATTAACAAACTCTTCAATTCAGATCATGAAATCTGGATCAAACTTGAAAAAAGCAACCCTGGCGGAAGCATTAAAGATAGAATTGCATTATCAATGATAGAAGATGCAGAAGCCAAAGGATTATTAAATAAAGAAAGCGTTATCATAGAGCCTACCAGCGGAAATACAGGAATAGGACTGGCTTTGGTAGCTGCCGTAAAAGGATACAAACTCATTCTTGTCATGCCGGAAAGCATGAGTATAGAACGCCGCAAAATTATGGAAGCTTACGGAGCAGAATTCGTGCTTACTCCAAGAGAAAAAGGAATGAAGGGTGCTATTGAAAAAGCCAGTGAATTGGCTGAAGAAACACCCAATTCATGGATTCCGAGACAGTTCGACAATCCTGCCAATGTAAAAGTACATGTGGAAACTACCGCTCAGGAAATTTTAAAAGACTTCCCGGACGGGCTGGATTACATCATTACAGGAGTAGGAACCGGAGGACACATCACCGGAATCGCAAAAACGGTAAAAGAAAAATATCCTAACGTAAAAGTAATTGCTGTAGAACCGGAATTATCTCCTGTATTAAGTGGAGGAAGCCCGGCACCACATCCATTACAAGGATTAGGAGCAGGATTTGTCCCCTCCATTCTGGATATTACCCTTTTAGACGGAGTGATTACAGTGGGCAAAGAAGAAGCTTATGAATATGCTCTTAATGCCGCTAAAAAAGAAGGTCTTTTTGTGGGAGTGTCTACAGGAGCCGCTTTAGCAGCCATTGCCAAACAATTACCAGAAATACAGCCTAACGCTAAAATCCTTACCATCAATTACGATACCGGAGAAAGGTATCTGTCTGTAGAAGGACTTTTTTAA
- the cobA gene encoding uroporphyrinogen-III C-methyltransferase: MKTNIKSPKVYLIGAGPGNPELITVKAVKAIAEADVILCDRLVSPEILETYVNENTEIIYVGKECSKNASTPQSHINALMVEYAFQNKTIVRLKGGDVSIFSNILDELQALKQNHIPYEIIPGITAALGAAAFAGMPLTARGYSTSVRFLTYYKSEIVSEEYWKELALTNDTLVFYMSKGNLTPLVEKLKELQISSDKKIAVIEQATTPFQKVYTSSFDDFNEKFGGKKFASPSLVVVGKIVNLHEEFSWLENAKQEGLYFKSVENGSLIPTTQNFFEYAV; the protein is encoded by the coding sequence ATGAAAACAAATATAAAATCACCAAAGGTCTATCTTATCGGTGCAGGGCCCGGCAATCCTGAACTGATCACTGTAAAAGCAGTAAAAGCTATTGCAGAAGCAGACGTCATTTTATGCGACCGCCTTGTAAGTCCGGAAATTCTGGAAACCTACGTTAATGAAAATACAGAAATCATTTATGTAGGAAAAGAATGCAGCAAAAATGCTTCCACCCCTCAGTCTCATATCAATGCTTTGATGGTGGAATATGCCTTTCAGAACAAAACTATTGTAAGACTGAAAGGAGGCGATGTTTCCATATTTTCCAATATTCTGGATGAATTGCAGGCTTTAAAACAGAATCATATTCCCTACGAAATTATTCCGGGAATTACAGCAGCTTTAGGAGCAGCAGCGTTTGCAGGAATGCCTTTAACAGCGAGAGGATATTCTACATCTGTACGTTTCCTGACGTATTATAAATCGGAGATTGTAAGTGAAGAGTACTGGAAAGAGCTTGCTTTAACCAATGATACTCTTGTTTTCTATATGTCAAAAGGAAACCTTACCCCTCTTGTAGAAAAACTGAAAGAACTTCAAATCTCAAGTGATAAAAAAATTGCAGTCATTGAACAGGCTACAACGCCTTTCCAGAAGGTCTACACCTCATCATTTGATGATTTTAATGAAAAATTCGGGGGCAAGAAATTTGCTTCACCTTCATTGGTTGTTGTGGGTAAAATTGTGAATCTCCACGAAGAATTTTCATGGCTTGAAAATGCCAAGCAGGAAGGTCTTTATTTTAAATCAGTAGAAAACGGAAGTCTAATCCCTACCACTCAAAATTTCTTTGAATATGCTGTCTGA
- a CDS encoding sulfite reductase flavoprotein subunit alpha — MLSETKLNVLKQISGDLSRDEAIWASGYLAGIAGGSSFTAVLPPQETSSTTQNVVKKITLAYGTETGNSKKLATALAGIVKKKGLQVKLADLSQYKPKDLAKEEFFFVVISTQGEGEPPALAKKFYDYIYENEINLSALKYGVLALGDSSYPLFCQTGEDVDSRFEILGAQRVIPLKKCDIDYEQESSHWIEHVFETVNKNASQNTKNVSAAKASTGRKKFQGKVSAIINLNDITSEKETYHIEIETEEVLTYQPGASLGVIPFNSKTVVHEIITLTGIDPQKQIETAKITDSVEELLHKHLNISYLLKSVVAQYAKITGHSIPEVRLSLLDLLRIYPVKNADEFEEIIKILTAQSPRLYSISSSVEAHGDTEIHITVARSEFFIDHQKHNGLCSGFLSEFKEGEDIEFYIQDAGHFKLPEADKDIIMIGPGTGIAPFRSFLWERDATGAEGRNWLFFGDRNFVSDFLYQAELQDFLKTGSLTHLDLAFSRDTAEKVYVQHRLEQNAQKVFYWLEGGASVYVCGAKEPMAYDVEQTLLTIIQNEGKRSKEDAIVYLEEMELNGRYAKDVY; from the coding sequence ATGCTGTCTGAAACTAAATTAAATGTATTAAAACAAATCTCCGGAGACCTTTCCAGAGATGAAGCCATCTGGGCAAGCGGATATTTGGCCGGAATAGCCGGAGGATCATCATTCACAGCTGTTCTACCGCCACAGGAAACGAGTAGTACTACACAGAATGTGGTAAAGAAAATAACACTGGCTTACGGTACAGAAACAGGAAACAGTAAAAAACTTGCCACAGCCCTTGCAGGTATCGTTAAGAAAAAAGGACTTCAGGTTAAATTGGCTGATCTTTCTCAATACAAGCCCAAAGATCTGGCAAAAGAAGAGTTCTTTTTCGTAGTCATCAGTACGCAGGGAGAAGGTGAACCACCAGCCCTTGCCAAAAAGTTCTACGATTATATCTATGAAAATGAAATTAATCTTAGCGCACTAAAATATGGAGTATTGGCATTGGGAGACAGCAGTTATCCTTTGTTCTGCCAAACCGGAGAAGATGTAGATTCACGTTTTGAAATATTAGGAGCTCAACGTGTTATTCCATTAAAGAAATGTGATATTGATTATGAGCAGGAATCCTCTCATTGGATAGAACATGTATTTGAAACGGTTAATAAAAATGCCAGTCAGAATACAAAAAATGTTTCAGCTGCAAAGGCATCTACTGGAAGAAAGAAATTTCAGGGAAAAGTTTCAGCCATCATCAATCTGAATGATATTACGTCTGAAAAAGAAACCTATCATATTGAAATTGAAACAGAAGAAGTACTTACATACCAACCTGGTGCATCTTTAGGAGTGATTCCATTCAATTCAAAAACGGTTGTCCATGAAATTATTACTCTCACAGGAATTGATCCTCAGAAACAGATCGAAACAGCAAAGATTACGGATTCTGTAGAAGAACTCCTGCACAAACATCTTAACATCAGCTATCTGCTTAAATCTGTTGTTGCTCAATATGCGAAAATAACAGGACATTCCATTCCGGAAGTCAGATTAAGCCTCCTTGATCTGCTTAGGATTTATCCGGTAAAAAATGCAGATGAATTTGAAGAAATTATTAAGATTTTAACCGCTCAGTCACCTCGTCTGTATTCAATTTCTTCTTCTGTAGAGGCGCATGGAGATACGGAAATTCATATTACCGTGGCCAGATCAGAATTTTTTATTGACCATCAGAAACATAATGGATTATGCAGTGGTTTTCTGAGTGAATTCAAAGAAGGAGAAGATATTGAGTTTTATATTCAGGATGCAGGGCACTTCAAATTGCCGGAAGCTGATAAAGACATTATTATGATTGGTCCGGGAACAGGAATAGCCCCTTTCAGGTCTTTCCTTTGGGAGCGTGATGCCACAGGAGCAGAAGGTAGAAACTGGCTGTTTTTCGGGGACAGAAACTTTGTATCAGATTTTCTTTATCAGGCCGAACTTCAGGATTTTCTCAAAACAGGCAGCTTAACGCATTTAGATCTTGCTTTTTCAAGAGATACAGCAGAGAAAGTATATGTTCAGCACAGATTGGAACAAAACGCTCAGAAAGTTTTTTACTGGCTGGAAGGTGGAGCATCGGTGTATGTATGTGGAGCCAAAGAACCAATGGCCTACGATGTAGAACAAACGCTTCTCACCATCATACAAAATGAAGGAAAACGCAGCAAAGAAGACGCTATAGTTTACCTCGAAGAAATGGAACTGAACGGCAGATATGCGAAAGATGTGTATTAA